From one Myxococcus xanthus genomic stretch:
- a CDS encoding Hint domain-containing protein, translated as MRIKFAHLVFVALLSASSSALAQVETRCFNDDQIINPVDAQGRNAWARKCGYIDTRREAGYNSFGDYVIFANGCHMYPNHPTGTACTFRVPLTESAPCLTFTPALLGTCVVGCYTAREELRFDDRYWPIEDAPQGGVTSVTALTQNATLLRPEFAEQPIQSYVAGDTVEDIFVLQTADGHKVEVTSEHPMVNGDGVMVRANTLKVGDTLLRVDGRKVDLTQVSVFRYTGKVWNVKPQSKVKMENVLDVEGLMTGSVRFQNEWANDYFRLTVREALDVDGL; from the coding sequence GTGAGAATCAAATTCGCGCATCTGGTGTTCGTCGCTCTCCTATCAGCGTCTTCGTCCGCTCTCGCGCAAGTCGAGACCCGATGCTTCAACGACGACCAGATCATCAATCCAGTCGACGCCCAGGGCCGCAACGCCTGGGCGCGAAAGTGCGGCTATATCGATACCCGGCGTGAAGCGGGCTACAACTCATTTGGCGACTACGTCATCTTTGCCAATGGTTGCCACATGTACCCCAATCACCCGACCGGGACTGCATGTACCTTCCGCGTCCCTCTCACCGAGTCGGCGCCTTGCCTCACCTTCACGCCAGCGCTCCTCGGAACCTGCGTGGTGGGATGCTATACCGCCCGCGAAGAGCTTCGGTTCGACGATAGGTATTGGCCCATTGAGGATGCACCCCAAGGGGGCGTCACGTCCGTTACGGCCCTCACCCAGAATGCAACCCTATTGCGGCCGGAGTTCGCCGAGCAGCCCATCCAATCCTATGTGGCGGGCGACACCGTGGAAGACATCTTCGTCCTCCAGACGGCGGATGGCCACAAGGTGGAGGTAACGTCCGAACACCCCATGGTGAACGGCGATGGCGTCATGGTCCGCGCCAACACGCTCAAGGTGGGCGACACCCTGCTCCGGGTCGACGGCCGCAAGGTCGATCTGACCCAGGTGTCTGTCTTCCGCTACACGGGCAAGGTCTGGAACGTCAAGCCCCAGAGCAAGGTCAAGATGGAGAACGTTCTGGACGTGGAGGGGCTGATGACCGGCTCCGTCCGTTTCCAGAATGAGTGGGCCAATGACTACTTCCGGTTGACGGTTCGCGAAGCGCTCGACGTCGACGGACTCTGA